Sequence from the Longimicrobium sp. genome:
CCACTGCCACAGGCCGTCATGAACGTCGAAAAGCAGAGCACGCTGAGCGAGCATTCCAAGGAGCACTACAACGCCCTGGGCGAGCAGTACACCGAGATCCTGAACGCACGCGCCGGCACCTTCGGCCTGGGAAGCGACCGGAACCGCTGCCGGATGATCTTCGAGTTCGTCCGCCGGCACTGCCGCGGCGCCATCCTGGAGCTGTGCTGCGGCCCGGGCAACTTCACCTTCGTCATGGGCGAGCAGCTTCCGTACAGCACCATCGTGGGAACGGACCACAGCGAAACGTTCATCGAGATCGCCCGCCGCCAGAACACCTGTCCCAACGTGGCCTTCGCCGTACAGGACGCGACGCGCCTCACGTACCCGGACGACAGCTTCGACACCAGCGTGGTTTCGCTGGCGCTGCACGAGATGGAGGACGACGACATCCGCTCGGTGCTGAACGAGATGCGGCGCGTCACGCGCAAGGGCGGCAAGATCATCCTCATCGAGCTGCACATCCCCGAGAACCCCATCGTCCGGGTGATGTTCGAGCAGGGGCTGGGGGCCGAGGAGCGCCCCACCACGTACCACCTGAACGCCTACGGGCTTCCGCGCTTTCTGGCCGACGCGGGGATCCCCATGGCGGAGCACCGCATCGTCTGCATGAGCACGGTGCAGATCGCCATCGGGGTGAAAGGGGCGGCGGAGCTGGAGCCCACCTTCCACCGCGACTTCACCTCGTTCGATCCCTGGCAGCACCTGGTGGTTCCCTCCGTGGCCACCTTCCTTTCCACCATGTCGGGGCTGGTGGCGCACCAGCTGGGCGCGGGCCGCACGCAATAGCGCGCGCACCAGCCGACACCGACGCAACCGTTTCAGCGATCCTGCACCCGCCATGAGCACGAGCCC
This genomic interval carries:
- a CDS encoding class I SAM-dependent methyltransferase; protein product: MNVEKQSTLSEHSKEHYNALGEQYTEILNARAGTFGLGSDRNRCRMIFEFVRRHCRGAILELCCGPGNFTFVMGEQLPYSTIVGTDHSETFIEIARRQNTCPNVAFAVQDATRLTYPDDSFDTSVVSLALHEMEDDDIRSVLNEMRRVTRKGGKIILIELHIPENPIVRVMFEQGLGAEERPTTYHLNAYGLPRFLADAGIPMAEHRIVCMSTVQIAIGVKGAAELEPTFHRDFTSFDPWQHLVVPSVATFLSTMSGLVAHQLGAGRTQ